GATGTCCGAATGGGGAAACCCGGCACCATAAGGTGTCATCACTAAGTGAATACATAGCTTAGTGAGGCGAACGAGGGGAACTGAAACATCTAAGTACCCTCAGGAAAAGAAATCAACCGAGATTCCCTCAGTAGCGGCGAGCGAACGGGGATTAGCCCTTAAGTCTTCGGGGTGTTAGTGGAATGGTCTGGAAAGTCCAACGGTACAGGGTGATAGTCCCGTACACGACAACTAACCAAAGATGAAATCGAGTAAGGCGGCACACGTGATATGTTGTCTGAATATGGGGGGACCATCCTCCAAGGCTAAATACTCCTGACTGACCGATAGTGAACCAGTACCGTGAGGGAAAGGCGAAAAGAACCCCTGTGAGGGGAGTGAAATAGAACCTGAAACCGTATACGTACAAGCAGTGGGAGCGGTTCTTGAGACCGTGACTGCGTACCTTTTGTATAATGGGTCAGCGACTTACGTTTTGTAGCGAGGTTAAGCGAATAGCGGAGCCGTAGGGAAACCGAGTGTTAACTGCGCGTTTAGTTGCAAGGCGTAGACCCGAAACCCGGTGATCTAGCCATGGGCAGGTTGAAGGTTGAGTAACATCAACTGGAGGACCGAACCGACTAATGTTGAAAAATTAGCGGATGACTTGTGGCTGGGGGTGAAAGGCCAATCAAACCGGGAGATATCTGGTTCTCCTCGAAAGCTATTTAGGTAGCGCCTCGGACGAACACCTTTGGGGGTAGAGCACTGTTAAGGCTAGGGGGTCATCCCGACTTACCAACCCTTTGCAAACTCCGAATACCAAAGAGTGCTATCCGGGAGACAGACGGCGGGTGCTAACGTCCGTCGTCAAAAGGGAAACAACCCAGACCGTCAGCTAAGGTCCCAAAGTAATTGCTAAGTGGGAAACGATGTGGGAAGGCTTAGACAGCTAGGATGTTGGCTTAGAAGCAGCCATCATTTAAAGAAAGCGTAATAGCTCACTAGTCGAGTCGGCCTGCGCGGAAGATGTAACGGGGCTAAGCAATTCACCGAAGCTACGGGTGTGCACGATAACGTGTACGCGGTAGAGGAGCGTTCTGTAAGCCGTTGAAGGTGAAGGGGTAACCCACACTGGAGGTATCAGAAGTGCGAATGCTGACATGAGTAACGATAAAGGGGGTGAAAAACCCCCTCGCCGAAAGACCAAGGGTTCCTGTCCAACGTTAATCGGGGCAGGGTGAGTCGACCCCTAAGGCGAGGCCGAAAGGCGTAGTCGATGGGAAACGGGTTAATATTCCCGTACTTCTGCTAACTGCGATGGAGAGACGGAGAAGGCTAGGCCAGCACGGCGTTGGTTGTCCGTGTTTAAGGTGGTAGGTAGTGTGCTTAGGCAAATCCGGGCACACATATACCGAGAGCTGATGACGAGTCACTACGGTGACGAAGTGGTTGATGCCATGCTTCCAGGAAAATCTTCTAAGCTTCAGGTTAGCAGGAATCGTACCCCAAACCGACACAGGTGGTCGGGTAGAGAATACCAAGGCGCTTGAGAGAACTCGGCTGAAGGAACTAGGCAAAATGGTACCGTAACTTCGGGAGAAGGTACGCTGCTGTTGGTGACGGGACTTGCTCCCTGAGCTGACGGCAGTCGCAGATACCAGGTGGCTGCAACTGTTTATCAAAAACACAGCACTGTGCAAACTCGCAAGAGGAAGTATACGGTGTGACGCCTGCCCGGTGCCGGAAGGTTAATTGATTGGGTTATCGCAAGAGAAGCTCATGATCGAAGCCCCGGTAAACGGCGGCCGTAACTATAACGGTCCTAAGGTAGCGAAATTCCTTGTCGGGTAAGTTCCGACCTGCACGAATGGCGTAATGATGGCCACGCTGTCTCCAGCCGAGACTCAGTGAAGTTGAAATTGCGGTGAAGATGCCGTATACCCGCGGCTAGACGGAAAGACCCCGTGAACCTTTACTATAGCTTGGCACTGAACATTGACCCTACATGTGTAGGATAGGTGGGAGACTTTGAAGCGGGAACGCCAGTTCTCGTGGAGTCAACCTTGAAATACCACCCTTGTAGTGTTGATGTTCTAACCTCGGTCCATGAATCTGGACTAGGGACAGTGCCTGGTGGGTAGTTTGACTGGGGCGGTCTCCTCCCAAAGAGTAACGGAGGAGCACGAAGGTTGGCTAAACACGGTCGGACATCGTGTGGTTAGTGTAATGGCACAAGCCAGCTTAACTGCGAGACAGACACGTCGAGCAGGTACGAAAGTAGGTCATAGTGATCCGGTGGTTCTGCATGGAAGGGCCATCGCTCAACGGATAAAAGGTACTCCGGGGATAACAGGCTGATACCGCCCAAGAGTTCATATCGACGGCGGTGTTTGGCACCTCGATGTCGGCTCATCACATCCTGGGGCTGAAGTCGGTCCCAAGGGTATGGCTGTTCGCCATTTAAAGTGGTACGCGAGCTGGGTTCAGAACGTCGTGAGACAGTTCGGTCCCTATCTGCCGTGGGCGTTGGAAGATTGAGGGGGGTTGCTCCTAGTACGAGAGGACCGGAGTGAACGAACCGCTGGTGTTCGGGTTGTCATGCCAATGGCATTGCCCGGTAGCTACGTTCGGAATCGATAACCGCTGAAAGCATCTAAGCGGGAAGCGAGCCCCAAGATGAGTCTTCCCTTGGACCTTGAGTCCACTGAAGAGCCGTCCGAGACCAGGACGTTGATAGGCAGGGTGTGTAAGCGTTGTGAGGCGTTGAGCTAACCTGTACTAATGACTCGTGCGGCTTAACCATACAACCCAGATGGGTTTCAGATGGTAGTAGATAGTCTTGAAGAGACCAGACTTGATTGAAGTGATAACTCAAGCTCGATAGAGCATCAGCTTTCTAAATTACCTGGTTCAGAATTGTATCAAGTACATCCATGTACTTGACCCTAACGGGCGCACTGAAGTGCGTGAAATTTTGTTCCGGACAAAATTTTGCTTGGTGACAATAGCGCTCTGGTCCCACCTGATCCCATTCCGAACTCAGTAGTGAAACGGAGCAGCGCCGATGGTAGTGTGGGGTCTCCCCATGTGAGAGTAGGTCATTGCCAAGCGCCTAATAAGACGAAGAGGCCACCCTAACGGGTGGCCTTTTTGCATTTGCTTTACCGCTCGATTATTTCAATTGCGTGCGGCAGTTGGCACTATTGCGGTTCAGAACTGAGTGAATTTGCTTTCATCGGTATAATCGGAGAAACGGAAGTGGAATGTCGTTTGGGTTGTGGTGCCTGCTGTATCGCCCCCTCTATCAGTAGCCCCATTCCGGGGATGCCTGATGGTAAGCCCGCTGGTGTGCGTTGTGTTCAGCTAAGCGATGACAACCTGTGCCTTATCTTCGGCCACGCCGACAGGCCTGACGTCTGTTGTGACTTTAAAGCCACGAGAGATGTATGTGGCAGCAACAATGCCGAAGCACTTTGGATTATTACTTCCCTCGAGACACAAACCAGCTGATTGTAGGTGAGCTAAATGCAACTGACCCGCTATACGGATTTTGGGATTCGCACCCTGATGTATATGGCTGTTCAACCTGAGCGGACAGCCCTGTTCCGGATTGCCGAGATCACTGAAGTATTTGATTTGTCGCCCAACCATGTATCCAAAATTATTCATCATCTGGGTAAAGCCGGTTATTTGCAGACCGTCAGGGGCAAGGCTGGCGGGTTTAGGCTTGCCAAGCCTGCAGCAGAGATAAACCTTGGTGCATTGGTGCGCGAGCTGGAGCATTCCTTAGCGCCGATCAATTGCAGCAAACCCGTTTGCAGATTGCTCCCAGCCTGCCAGTTAAAGGGAGTATTGGCGAATGCGGTGCAGGCATATCTGGCGGTGCTGGATCAGTACCAGTTGGCGGATATAGTGACAAACAGGGATGAACTGTTGGCGTTGTTGCCGGACTCGACTATTTCAATCTTACAGCTGGGCTAGTCCCTTGCTTCTGGGCGAGGCGATATGGCAGCAGCTCAGACGTAGGTACCAGATTTATCCCTTCATCCCGGAGCCGGTGTAGGTTGGCATTGAGGAATTTTACCGTTGCGGGATGAGGGTGAGCGATAGCCACTACAAATCCCTGCTGGTGAGCCTGCTCCATCATAAGTTTGAATTGCTTTTCCAGGCCGCGTTTACTGGTGTCATTATCGAGAAACACGTGGCGTTTAAGTAAAGGCACTCCCACCTGTTCGGCTTTAGCCCCGGCCTTGCTGTACCTGGTCGTTAAGCTGTCGACAAAATACAAATTGTTGTGTTTCAGCCGCTCCATCACCCACAGCATATGGCTGTCGAGCTGTGTCAACATGCTACCCATGTGGTTATTTGCCCCCTTGGCAAAGGGAATTCTCACCATGGCATCATCCACTTTGCGCTTGATTTCCTGTTCATCCATATCACTGGTAAGCCCGCCCTGACCCAAAGGTCTGGCGTTCAATGATTGCATGGGGAGGTGGAGCATGATCTCGTGGCCCCTTTGATGTCCTTTACTGGCAAGTTTGACGCCGAGGGGGCTCGATGGGATTACGGAAAGGGTAATATCTTTTGGAAGTGACAGGACATCCTCATCGGTATGACGATAACCGATATCGTCGATGATGATAGCCAGTTGTGCCCCATGGGCTGTAAACATACCTGCTGCAAGCAGCAAACCAATCAAATAGCGCACTAAGTTATCGTTATTATGTAGTTATTTTTGGTTTTCAATCCAGGCGATGGCCGATGCCAAGGTCTGATCTTCAAGTTGTGTTTTACGTTGTTCTGAGCCGATTATAGGCATATCACCCGCATCTTTAACAGTATTCTGAGCGGCAATTTTAATATCAGGCTCTATCCCTTTGGCATGAATATCATGGCCTTTTGGGGTGTTGTAATGGGCTATGGTCAACTTTATTGCACTGTCCATGTTAAGGGTGGGGATAAGACTTTGTACTGTGCCTTTGCCAAAGCTGGTCTCACCGATAAGCAGAGCCCTGCCATTTTCCTGCAGCGCCGCAGCAAGCACTTCCGAAGCCGAGGCAGACCCCTTATTGATAAGCACCATCATGGGCACATTGGTCATCAGGGTTTGGGGCGAGGCGAAGTAGTCAGAATTCGCATCGAAGTAGCGTCCTGAGGTTGAGACTATGCGCCCCTTTGCCAGAAACAGGTCCGCAATTCTGATGGCTTGGTCCAGCAGGCCACCCGGGTTATTGCGTAAATCCAGGATAAGTCCCTTGGGCGAATTCCATTGGCTGAGCTGCTTTACCAGATCTTCTGTGGTGTTGTCCTGGAAGCTGGTGAGCCGCACGTAGGCAATTTCACCCTCTAACCAACGTCCCTGAACTGACGCAACTGAAATGGTCGCAGGCCTCAGGGTGACCTGATAGCTGATTTTGTCACTGTGTTCCAGAGTCAGGGTTAGCGGCAGGTTATTCAGACTGTGGTAGCGGATTTCAGCGAGCACGGCATTGAGGTCCATGTCAGCCACTTGGTGCGAGTTGACGGCGATAATGGTATCGCCAGCGATAATGCCGGCTTTGTCAGCGGGAGAGTCGGAAAAAGGTGACACAATACGGATGAGGTTATCGTCAGACGCGATTTCGAAGCCGTAGCCG
This portion of the Shewanella amazonensis SB2B genome encodes:
- a CDS encoding Rrf2 family transcriptional regulator; translated protein: MQLTRYTDFGIRTLMYMAVQPERTALFRIAEITEVFDLSPNHVSKIIHHLGKAGYLQTVRGKAGGFRLAKPAAEINLGALVRELEHSLAPINCSKPVCRLLPACQLKGVLANAVQAYLAVLDQYQLADIVTNRDELLALLPDSTISILQLG
- a CDS encoding divergent polysaccharide deacetylase family protein, coding for MRYLIGLLLAAGMFTAHGAQLAIIIDDIGYRHTDEDVLSLPKDITLSVIPSSPLGVKLASKGHQRGHEIMLHLPMQSLNARPLGQGGLTSDMDEQEIKRKVDDAMVRIPFAKGANNHMGSMLTQLDSHMLWVMERLKHNNLYFVDSLTTRYSKAGAKAEQVGVPLLKRHVFLDNDTSKRGLEKQFKLMMEQAHQQGFVVAIAHPHPATVKFLNANLHRLRDEGINLVPTSELLPYRLAQKQGTSPAVRLK
- a CDS encoding YkgJ family cysteine cluster protein, with the protein product MECRLGCGACCIAPSISSPIPGMPDGKPAGVRCVQLSDDNLCLIFGHADRPDVCCDFKATRDVCGSNNAEALWIITSLETQTS
- a CDS encoding S41 family peptidase; this encodes MKQFIRYLGATVFGLALGISVSLSGQENARSVLSQYDYPLLVDIMDTIETYYVNQISRDELIEGAIEGMFKKLDPYSGYLSHQDLINIRDTNRGEYFGYGFEIASDDNLIRIVSPFSDSPADKAGIIAGDTIIAVNSHQVADMDLNAVLAEIRYHSLNNLPLTLTLEHSDKISYQVTLRPATISVASVQGRWLEGEIAYVRLTSFQDNTTEDLVKQLSQWNSPKGLILDLRNNPGGLLDQAIRIADLFLAKGRIVSTSGRYFDANSDYFASPQTLMTNVPMMVLINKGSASASEVLAAALQENGRALLIGETSFGKGTVQSLIPTLNMDSAIKLTIAHYNTPKGHDIHAKGIEPDIKIAAQNTVKDAGDMPIIGSEQRKTQLEDQTLASAIAWIENQK